TTCTTCCCTAAGTTCTTACCGCTAACAATTATATCATTCCCGGAAGAAATCTCTCCTAAGCGCAATCCGGTTTTGCCATTTGAAAGTCCAATTGAGGCTGTGATAAAGAGTGGATTGCCTCTCTTTTTAATAAGATAATATTGATAAAATCTAATTGCTGTGTCCTTATAAAAATTAGAATTAAATAAACCATCCGAAAAATCTATCCTTAACTGTTGATATGGATTTAGTTCGTAGCCAAAACCGAACGTTGTCGCCGGGATGATTCTTGCACTGGAGATATCCTTTGAACTCCTATTAGTTTGACCAACGTAACCTAACCAGACCTGATTCTCGTCTATTGATTTAAAGAAAGCTCCATTTAATGCGTATCCGATTGTTATGCGTTTTGTTAAATTGTAAAGTTTTATTTTAAAATATCTTTTGGACTTTCCTTTAAAACCACCATTAGTAACTTTAAAATATTCGTTTCCGCGCATGCCAATCCTCACCATTTTCAATACGGAATCCATTTCAATTGTGGTATACTCATCCCAAAAATGCACATCCTCGCTACTCTCTAATTCTGTAAAGAGCTCTCCATATTTAAGTCTTTTCTTAAAGGGTATTGGCTTAGAATTTTTTTTCAGATCACAGGTGGTAGTCACAAATTCAAGCACATAATTATTTTCTTGTTTTGTCTTTCCATTGTAGTTCTTACCACTAACGGAAGCATATTTCAGCACATTCGTCTGATCTTGTACCTGATAAATAGTTAGGCAAATTTCTGACAATTCTATTAATTGGAATTAAAGGATTTGGGTTTTTAGGATCTTTATCGCTCCATTCTATTTTTTGATAAGCCATCGTTTTTTTATCAATCCAGATTCTCCCTTCTTTTGTCGAGAGCTTATCATTTGATTTAAATTGAATTACATACACAGAATCGTTTCCCTTATTGTAAGTCGAAATTGATTCCAGCTGATAAATAAAACGTTTATTGAAAGATGCAGGATTTAAAAAAGGCCCCCTCATTTTAACGGGATCATTCCAATTGGCCATAAATGCGCCGCCGTAATATCTTACGTGATCGACACTGTCCCTTTGTGGAAATCTGAGATTACGCACTTTTAACACTTCCACCTGGGCATCTTCCTGTGTGTTTTGATATCCACTTTCCTGAATCTTCAAAGAAGCCTCTGAAAAATCCAGATAGCTATCATCTTTCACTGATTTGTGATAAGATCTGTAAAATCCAGTTAACTCAATTGAGTTTTGTGGATAATTATCATTGATCCTATTGTATGCTTTTGCAAGAAGGACTTTTAATGAGCTATCGTGAAAAATAAAGACTTCATGTAGTTGCTTCGCGTCGGCTTCTAAAATGATTTTAAGCTTTTGGCTTTCCTTGCTGATCTTCTGGTAAGAAGTTTTATATCCAAGGGAGCTAATGATCAACATCCCGTCAACAAAACCTTTAATTGCCAGATTAAAATATCCCTGTTCATTGGTAACAGTTCCATAATTAGATCCTCCAATTTGAATAGACACTAAAGGAACAGGTTGTTCTTTCCCATCCAAAACTCTTCCGTTAATATGTACGACCTTTGCGTGAGAGACATGACTTATGAAAATTAATAGCAATACTCATACATTTTGTAAATATTTGCTTTTGGATATCATGATAAATCATTAGGGAATTGATGTTTTTGTAAGAAATCTTCTTTCCATCAATACAGAATAGAAATAATAAAACCTTTGAAAATAACATAAGTCTTACTCACCACCGGACCGATAAATGCTCCCAGCAATATTAAAGATATATTGTTGAGCACCTTTTCCTTTTTTATATTTAACCTTATCATTTTCAAAATGTCAAGAGACTTAATAATAGAAAAATTAAAGCTTTTTTAACTCCTTCCGAAAAAAGATCAAATGCAGAATCAGGGTCAGCACGCATAATTTCAATATGCTATTGTCATCCAGATACCCAATGGCTCTTTCCAAAGTAACGGCTTTTCCCGGGATGAGTAAGTTCGCTAAAGAACCCACGACAATACCAGCAAGAGCTGCGGAGAACCCTTTAAAGAAGCATCTTAACCGCAATACTTCAATTTCATTCGTTTCATATTTCTCTTTCGAAAACGTGATCACGATAAGCCCTACTACCAGAAACCACCCAAATGCACTTGAAGACTTTACAGCCGTTGTAAAATGTGAAAAGACCGGAGTAAGCGTTGACACTAAGGCCATCATGGCAAGAACAACCGATAAATAACCGATTTTTTTGTAGGAAAAAGATAGCATAGTGTATGTGTGTTAAAAGTCAAAATCAAAAGTGTATATCCAAATAAGTGCTAAGGTATTATAAACTGCGTGTAATAATACACCATACCAAAATCCATAGATTATTCTGACGTAGCCTAATAAAAAGCCTGCAAAAGTTTGTGTAAGCGTAATAAGGGGAATGAACAAATAATGGGAAGAATCAAATTCATAGGTCACTATGTGTATCCAGCCAAAA
The nucleotide sequence above comes from Dyadobacter subterraneus. Encoded proteins:
- a CDS encoding carboxypeptidase-like regulatory domain-containing protein, coding for MLLIFISHVSHAKVVHINGRVLDGKEQPVPLVSIQIGGSNYGTVTNEQGYFNLAIKGFVDGMLIISSLGYKTSYQKISKESQKLKIILEADAKQLHEVFIFHDSSLKVLLAKAYNRINDNYPQNSIELTGFYRSYHKSVKDDSYLDFSEASLKIQESGYQNTQEDAQVEVLKVRNLRFPQRDSVDHVRYYGGAFMANWNDPVKMRGPFLNPASFNKRFIYQLESISTYNKGNDSVYVIQFKSNDKLSTKEGRIWIDKKTMAYQKIEWSDKDPKNPNPLIPINRIVRNLPNYLSGTRSDECAEICFR
- a CDS encoding CPBP family glutamic-type intramembrane protease; amino-acid sequence: MAIAPLVEEFIFRYSLGKIRNKLYFKCAYYLSAVLFGWIHIVTYEFDSSHYLFIPLITLTQTFAGFLLGYVRIIYGFWYGVLLHAVYNTLALIWIYTFDFDF